In Pyrodictium occultum, the genomic window ACTCTACATGATACGCTCTGCAGTCGAGAGGGGAGACCTGGGCCCAGGCGGCTGCGTGGCGGAGGTGAGCAGCGGCAACACAGCCACCTCCGTCGCCTGGATAGCGTGGAGCCTCGGCCTGCGCCCAACCCTCTTCGTGGAGCGCATGGCATCGAACACTAAGAAGAGCCTCATAAGGATGCTGGGCGGGGAGGTCGTCGAGATAGGCGATGAGGGACTGAGCAGGGACTGGGCCAGGGAGCGCGCTGAGGAGCTGGGCTGCCTCCTCCTCGACCAGACCAGTAACGAGTACAACCACCTGGCCCACTACGAGACCACCGGTGCGGAGATAGTGGAGCAAGTGGGTAGGGTTGACGCCTTCCTGATGGGCGTCGGGACCGGTGGAACAGTCACCGGCGTCGCCCGCCGCCTGCGCGAGAGCCAGGGCAGCACGCTGGTGGTGGCAGTAACCCCCAGGGGCTCCAGGCTAGCCGGCGGAGAGGGCGGCGACACTATAGAGGGCCTCGCCTCCCGCAGCGTGCCGCCGCTCTATGAGAGGCACCGGGCCCTCGTGGACACGGTGGTCGAGGTTAGCGGCCGGGAGGCTCTCATGGGGGTTGAGGCCCTGGCCTCTGCCACCGGGCTGCTGGCGGGCCCCTCCACCGGGGCCGCCTTCGCCGCGGCCTCCAGGCTGATCCTGGAGAGAGTCCTCGACCCAGGCTCAACGGTGGTGATAATAGCGGCCGACAGCCTGGCCCGCTACCCCGAGCTCTCCAGCAGCTTCCGGCTGGGAGCTGCCGGAGGAGCCGCTCTCCTTAATAGCTGGCTGGCCTAGTGGAGCCTCAAAAGCGGGCAGGGCATGGCAAAGTACATCTTCGTGACGGGGGGTGTCCTCAGCAGCGTCGGTAAGGGGATAACCACAGCCTCCATAGGCCTGCTCATGAAGGCCCGCGGCTACACCGTCACAGCAATAAAGATAGACCCCTACATAAACGTTGACGCTGGCACCATGAACCCCTACATGCACGGCGAGGTCTACGTGACCGAGGACGGCGGGGAGACCGACCTAGACCTGGGCCATTATGAGCGCTTCCTTGACACGTTCCTCTCCAAGAGGAACAATATAACGACGGGCCAGGTATACCTCACCGTGATAGAGAGGGAGAGGCGCGGCGAGTACCTGGGCCAGACGGTGCAGGTAATCCCCCACATAACCAATGAGATCAAGGCCAGGATAAGAGAGGTTGCGAGGAATACCGGGGCCGACATAGTGCTCGTGGAGATAGGCGGCACGGTAGGCGATATAGAGGGGCTCCCGTTCCTTGAGGCAGTGCGCCAGATGAGAATGGAGGAGGGCTACCAGAACACCCTATTCATCCACGTAGCTCTGGTACCGGTCCTCTCCACCACCGGGGAGCAGAAAACGAAGCCGGTCCAGCACAGCGTCCAGGAGCTGAGAAGGATAGGAATACAGCCAGACGCGATAATCGCTAGGAGCATTAAGCCGCTGGAGGACGAGGCCCGGAGCAAGATAGCCCTCTACGCCAACCTGCCTCCCGAGGCGGTGTTCAGCAACCCTGACGTGGAGGTGATATACGAGGTCCCCCTGATACTCGAGGAGCAGGGCCTCGGCCGCTACATAGCCCGGAGGCTCAGGCTGGAGGACAGGAAGCCAGACCTATCCGCCTGGGAGGACTTCGTCCACCGGGTGAAGGGGGCGAGCAAGCCCGTCGGGGTAGCAATGGTGGGCAAGTACACCAAGCTCAAGGACAGCTACCTCAGCATAATAGAGGCTCTGCGCCACGCCGGCGCAGCGCTCCGGGTGAAGCCCATCCTAAACTGGTACGAGTCGACGCTGGTGGAGAAGGGCAAGCTGAGCCCCAGGAAGCCTCTGGAGGAGAACGATGCTGTAATAGTGCTTCCCGGCTTCGGCGCCCGAGGTGCGGAGGGCAAGATAGCAGTAATAAAGGAGGTCATAGAGGAGGGGAAGCCCTTCCTGGGGATATGCTTCGGCATGCAGCTTGCAGTGGTGGCTATAGCTAGGCACCTGGCAGGCCTCGAGGACGCTAACAGCACCGAGCTAGACCCCGACACCCCCTACCCAGTGGTAGACCTACTAGAGGAGCAGCGCTATGTGAACCAGCTAGGCGGCACCATGAGGCTGGGCTCCTACCCGATAAAGCTGATACACGGCACCCTGGTCCACAGGGTCTACGGCGGCAAGGAGATAGTCTATGAGAGGCACCGCCACCGCTACGAGGTCAACCCCAAGTACCTCGACCGGCTCGTCTCGGCTGGCATGGATGTATCCGGCTACAGCCTGGAGGGAGGCCGCGTAGAGTTCATAGAGCTGAAGGGCTACCGGTTCTTCGTCGGCAGCCAGCCCCACCCGGAGTTCCGGAGCAGACCGATGAGGCCGGCCCCGCTCTTCCTTGGCCTACTCCGCGCCGCCCAGGGGCTTGACCCGGCCGGGGAGGGCTAGGGCCAGGGCCCGCACCCTCTAACACCCGGGGGTGCGGCCGCGGAGATTATCTCCTTCCTCTCCAATGGACCATTATGCCAGTGACAATACTCTACATAATTCTCTAAGAAAACAATTTTATCGCCTGGAGCGATCAAGTGGAGTATATGAGAACCCTCCTCCTGCAC contains:
- a CDS encoding PLP-dependent cysteine synthase family protein; amino-acid sequence: MLSRLEKLSRIVGSTPTRCFQLGRYRLCVKLEYVNPTGSHKDRIALYMIRSAVERGDLGPGGCVAEVSSGNTATSVAWIAWSLGLRPTLFVERMASNTKKSLIRMLGGEVVEIGDEGLSRDWARERAEELGCLLLDQTSNEYNHLAHYETTGAEIVEQVGRVDAFLMGVGTGGTVTGVARRLRESQGSTLVVAVTPRGSRLAGGEGGDTIEGLASRSVPPLYERHRALVDTVVEVSGREALMGVEALASATGLLAGPSTGAAFAAASRLILERVLDPGSTVVIIAADSLARYPELSSSFRLGAAGGAALLNSWLA
- a CDS encoding CTP synthase; the protein is MAKYIFVTGGVLSSVGKGITTASIGLLMKARGYTVTAIKIDPYINVDAGTMNPYMHGEVYVTEDGGETDLDLGHYERFLDTFLSKRNNITTGQVYLTVIERERRGEYLGQTVQVIPHITNEIKARIREVARNTGADIVLVEIGGTVGDIEGLPFLEAVRQMRMEEGYQNTLFIHVALVPVLSTTGEQKTKPVQHSVQELRRIGIQPDAIIARSIKPLEDEARSKIALYANLPPEAVFSNPDVEVIYEVPLILEEQGLGRYIARRLRLEDRKPDLSAWEDFVHRVKGASKPVGVAMVGKYTKLKDSYLSIIEALRHAGAALRVKPILNWYESTLVEKGKLSPRKPLEENDAVIVLPGFGARGAEGKIAVIKEVIEEGKPFLGICFGMQLAVVAIARHLAGLEDANSTELDPDTPYPVVDLLEEQRYVNQLGGTMRLGSYPIKLIHGTLVHRVYGGKEIVYERHRHRYEVNPKYLDRLVSAGMDVSGYSLEGGRVEFIELKGYRFFVGSQPHPEFRSRPMRPAPLFLGLLRAAQGLDPAGEG